From the Candidatus Bathyarchaeota archaeon A05DMB-5 genome, one window contains:
- a CDS encoding Hsp20/alpha crystallin family protein: MPSDEDYPDWFRRRRSPFFRGWFFEDIDKMFHEMEKMMEEEFKTFTSRVPKDYVRERKLPDGSTVRELGPFVYGYSVKIGPDGKPEIREFGNVKPSRMGPQVKEEREPLVDIIETNGEVHVVVELPGVEKKDIKLHGTESTLTISVDTPQRKYYKEVALPAKVKVKEAKTEYKNGVLEVTLPKTKEEKKPKGEPISID; encoded by the coding sequence ATGCCGTCAGATGAAGACTATCCAGATTGGTTTAGAAGAAGACGCTCACCGTTTTTCAGAGGCTGGTTCTTTGAAGACATCGACAAAATGTTTCATGAAATGGAAAAAATGATGGAAGAAGAATTCAAAACTTTCACTTCCCGCGTCCCAAAAGACTACGTTAGAGAACGCAAACTTCCAGACGGCTCAACAGTTCGCGAACTAGGACCATTCGTGTATGGCTATAGCGTGAAAATAGGTCCAGATGGAAAACCGGAAATTCGAGAATTCGGAAACGTTAAACCAAGCCGCATGGGACCACAAGTTAAAGAAGAGCGCGAGCCACTTGTAGACATCATTGAAACCAACGGAGAAGTCCACGTTGTTGTCGAGCTTCCCGGAGTAGAGAAAAAAGACATAAAGCTTCATGGCACAGAAAGCACACTTACGATATCCGTTGACACTCCACAGCGCAAATACTACAAAGAAGTCGCGTTACCAGCAAAGGTGAAAGTGAAAGAAGCCAAAACAGAATACAAGAATGGAGTTTTAGAAGTCACACTGCCGAAAACCAAAGAAGAAAAGAAACCAAAAGGCGAGCCCATAAGCATCGACTGA
- a CDS encoding metallophosphoesterase, translated as MITPLLPHPAALIKTQRTRTMVIADLHIGWEMALSEKGIHVPTQTPKLMQKLKNLISAYQPKKLLVLGDVKHTIATAEMSEWHDIPDFFNEIKKQIPEILVIRGNHDGNLEPLLPENIKILPATGVMLNEIGFFHGHRWPSPALLKCKTLVMAHVHPVVALRDPAGFRITRQVWVKAECNKTQLAQVLLQKSKIKIEKSPEETLWKHYKIKSKTVQLFIMPSFNDFLGGKPLNERKLYGKTESERIVGPVLRSEAVDMENAETYLLDGTFLGTLNQLKILS; from the coding sequence ATGATAACTCCATTATTGCCACATCCAGCGGCGTTAATAAAAACGCAAAGAACACGAACGATGGTAATTGCTGACCTGCATATAGGATGGGAAATGGCGCTCTCAGAAAAGGGGATACATGTCCCGACACAGACGCCAAAGCTTATGCAAAAACTGAAAAACCTCATATCTGCATATCAACCAAAAAAACTACTAGTTTTGGGCGATGTCAAACACACTATTGCTACTGCAGAAATGAGCGAGTGGCATGACATTCCCGACTTTTTTAATGAAATAAAAAAGCAAATACCAGAAATACTGGTAATCCGTGGTAACCACGACGGAAACTTGGAGCCATTATTGCCCGAGAACATAAAAATATTGCCTGCCACCGGAGTAATGTTGAATGAAATTGGTTTTTTCCATGGTCACCGATGGCCATCACCTGCTTTATTGAAGTGTAAAACATTAGTAATGGCGCATGTTCACCCAGTTGTAGCTCTTCGCGACCCAGCAGGATTCAGAATCACGAGACAAGTTTGGGTAAAGGCGGAGTGTAATAAGACTCAATTGGCTCAAGTTTTGTTGCAAAAAAGCAAAATAAAAATTGAAAAGAGCCCTGAAGAAACATTGTGGAAGCATTATAAGATCAAATCCAAAACTGTCCAGCTTTTCATAATGCCTTCATTTAATGATTTCTTAGGAGGCAAACCGCTGAATGAGAGAAAACTTTACGGAAAAACAGAATCTGAAAGAATCGTTGGTCCAGTTCTTCGTTCCGAAGCCGTTGACATGGAAAACGCGGAAACATATCTTCTCGATGGAACTTTTCTCGGAACTTTAAACCAACTCAAGATTCTAAGCTAA
- a CDS encoding fructose 1,6-bisphosphatase: protein MTKQIDWLQILVECRKNIKNQITPLLKMLNKPQPNLGLGAGGDPIKQVDLTAENAIITTFKEYEISFTLISEESGIKKYGEKPNEYFVTTDPIDGTTNLMRGIPFYATSIAVSTRPTLRTVHTALVVDLFHDITYTAQRGKGAHRNDKRITPSRNYTLGEAVIGVDLNTYKVPKIAPQLSGLIHKTKHIRHFGANALEICYVADGTTDAFIDIRGKLRATDMAAAWLIMEEAGAKMTTPTGKPLNIKLHPKQKVAFIAAANPKIHATIIDLIKPQKEAK, encoded by the coding sequence ATGACGAAACAAATAGATTGGCTACAAATTCTTGTTGAATGCCGAAAAAACATAAAGAATCAGATAACTCCACTCCTTAAAATGTTAAACAAACCGCAACCAAACTTGGGACTAGGAGCCGGAGGAGACCCTATAAAACAGGTAGACCTTACGGCAGAAAATGCCATAATCACAACGTTTAAAGAATATGAAATCTCCTTCACTCTGATCAGCGAAGAATCGGGCATAAAAAAGTATGGAGAAAAACCAAACGAATATTTTGTGACCACTGACCCCATAGACGGCACAACAAACCTTATGCGCGGAATACCTTTCTATGCAACTTCAATTGCTGTTTCCACACGACCAACTCTGCGCACGGTGCATACGGCACTTGTAGTAGACCTTTTTCATGATATAACGTATACTGCACAAAGAGGAAAAGGTGCTCACCGCAATGACAAAAGAATAACGCCATCAAGAAACTACACGTTGGGAGAAGCGGTTATAGGCGTGGACTTAAACACTTATAAAGTGCCAAAGATAGCTCCACAGCTTTCTGGCTTGATACACAAAACAAAACACATACGCCACTTCGGAGCCAACGCCTTAGAAATATGCTACGTTGCAGATGGCACAACAGACGCCTTTATAGACATACGCGGAAAACTCCGCGCAACAGACATGGCCGCAGCATGGTTAATAATGGAAGAAGCAGGAGCAAAAATGACAACGCCCACTGGAAAACCTTTAAACATCAAGCTTCACCCCAAACAGAAAGTCGCCTTCATTGCAGCGGCAAATCCGAAAATCCACGCAACAATAATTGATTTAATAAAACCTCAAAAGGAAGCAAAATGA
- a CDS encoding GNAT family N-acetyltransferase: MSEKSQIRVRRARASDRAAVFKICEKTWSWGDYIPKVWDRWLKDKNSRVFVATINEIPVGITQLSIDKPHEVWLRGARTDPNYRRMGVATAITKKCLEYAKRKGVKVARLVTETDNIAAQAVLRKLGFQPIAEFAQMTTDNIAKAESKGAKWAGKDEAEAMWAYLQTSEIYRRAAGLYTLVYQWFSLEKQDLERFITQQKAIIHKNREGKVDGLMLIDDDTAREWRENSIQTCYIDGDHDTVLDMAKFLKNHCNMLGVKKIYAFTPNCKPVTTALEKLGFKMPDAISIVYEKKL; the protein is encoded by the coding sequence ATGAGTGAAAAATCGCAGATTCGTGTCCGAAGAGCACGCGCTTCAGACCGTGCAGCGGTATTCAAAATTTGCGAAAAAACATGGAGTTGGGGAGATTACATACCAAAAGTTTGGGACCGATGGTTAAAGGACAAGAATAGCAGAGTGTTCGTCGCAACTATAAATGAAATTCCCGTTGGTATCACCCAGCTAAGCATTGACAAGCCACATGAAGTATGGCTTAGAGGCGCAAGAACAGACCCAAACTATAGACGGATGGGTGTAGCCACCGCCATAACCAAAAAGTGCCTAGAATACGCCAAGCGAAAAGGCGTGAAAGTGGCGAGACTCGTAACAGAAACAGACAACATAGCTGCACAAGCAGTACTACGAAAACTTGGGTTCCAGCCAATAGCAGAATTCGCTCAAATGACAACCGACAACATAGCTAAAGCCGAAAGCAAAGGCGCCAAATGGGCTGGAAAAGATGAAGCAGAAGCCATGTGGGCTTATTTGCAGACTTCAGAAATCTACCGAAGAGCCGCTGGTTTATACACGCTTGTTTATCAGTGGTTTTCGTTGGAAAAGCAAGACCTTGAACGTTTTATTACGCAACAGAAAGCAATCATACACAAAAACAGAGAAGGAAAAGTGGACGGTTTAATGTTAATCGACGACGACACAGCCCGAGAATGGCGTGAAAACTCGATACAAACATGCTATATAGACGGCGACCACGACACAGTGTTGGATATGGCAAAATTTCTTAAAAACCACTGCAACATGTTAGGCGTCAAAAAGATTTACGCGTTTACGCCCAACTGCAAGCCAGTAACTACAGCATTAGAGAAGCTTGGGTTCAAAATGCCAGATGCAATATCAATAGTTTACGAAAAGAAACTATAG